One window from the genome of Salvia splendens isolate huo1 chromosome 9, SspV2, whole genome shotgun sequence encodes:
- the LOC121747770 gene encoding pyrophosphate--fructose 6-phosphate 1-phosphotransferase subunit beta-like isoform X2, with protein MVANGTPAPRFASGCSELQASRLQLSLPLPDVLKHSFQVVDGPPSSSAGNPDEIAKLFPNLFGQPSALLVPSDTSAAASDQSLKIGVVLSGGQAPGGHNVISGLFDYLEERAQGSTLYGFRGGPAGIMNSKYVFLTSDFVRPYRNQGGFDMICSGRDKIETPEHAEETVNMLDLDGLVVIGGDDSNTNACLLAENFREKKMKTRVIGCPKTIDGDLKCKEVPTSFGFDTACKIYSEMIGNVMVDARSTGKYYHFVRLMGRAASHITLECSLQTHPNITIIGEEVAATKQTLKNVTDYIADVICKRAERGYNYGVILVPEGLIDFIPEIQQLISELNEILANDVVDGDGMWKKKPGSQSLQIFELLPQAIQAQLLLERDPHGNVQVAKIETEKMLIEMVETELEFRRKQGVYKNDFRGRSHFLGYEGRCGLPSNFDANYCYALGYAAGALLHSGKTGLISSVGNLTAPVEKWAVGGTALTSLMDVERRHGKFKPVIKKAMVELEGAPFKKFASMREEWALNNHYCNPGPLQFQGPTSNVTNHTLMLELDAGA; from the exons ATGGTTGCGAATGGAACGCCGGCGCCGCGATTCGCCAGTGGTTGCAGTGAATTGCAGGCCAGCCGCCTCCAACTCTCACTTCCGCTGCCCGATGTTCTCAAACACTCCTTCCAAGTCGTCGACGGTCCGCCTAGCTCATCCGCCGGGAATCCAG ATGAAATTGCAAAGCTTTTCCCAaacctcttcggccagccatcAGCATTGCTCGTGCCTAGTGATACGTCGGCAGCTGCTTCTGATCAAAGCTTAAAAATCGGTGTTGTTCTTTCTGGAGGGCAGGCTCCTGGTGGACATAACGTCATTTCTGGACTTTTTG ATTATTTGGAGGAAAGAGCACAAGGTAGCACACTGTATGGTTTTCGGGGCGGTCCTGCAGGAATCATGAATAGTAAATATGTTTTCTTGACATCCGACTTTGTTCGt ccttacagAAACCAA GGTGGCTTTGACATGATCTGCAGTGGGAGGGACAAGATAGAAACCCCTGAACAT GCTGAGGAGACTGTGAATATGCTTGATTTGGACGGACTTGTTGTCATAGGAGGAGATGATTCAAATACCAATGCATGTCTTCTTGCTGAGAATTTCAG ggaaaagaaaatgaagacACGAGTCATCGGATGCCCCAAGACAATTGATGGTGACCTGAAATGCAAGGAAGTTCCTACAAGTTTCGGATTTGATACAGCATGCAAG ATATATTCAGAAATGATTGGGAATGTTATGGTAGATGCTCGTTCAACTGGGAAATATTATCATT TTGTGAGGCTTATGGGCCGAGCTGCTTCGCATATAACACTGGAATGCAGTTTGCAGACTCATCCGAATATAACCATCATCGGTGAAGAG GTTGCAGCAACGAAACAAACTCTGAAGAATGTCACAGATTATATCGCAGATGTGATATGTAAACGTGCTGAACGTGGTTACAACTATGGTGTTATACTCGTACCTGAAGGCTTGATTGATTTCATCCCTGAG ATTCAACAACTGATCTCCGAGCTTAATGAAATACTAGCTAATGATGTTGTTGATGGAGATGGGATGTGGAAGAAGAAACCCGGTAGCCAATCTCTCCAGATTTTTGAACTTCTACCACAAGCAATTCAAGCACAATTGCTACTCGAAAGAGATCCACATGGAAACGTGCAG GTTGCTAAGATTGAGACAGAAAAAATGCTCATTGAAATGGTGGAGACTGAATTAGAATTTAGAAGGAAGCAAGGTGTATACAAAAACGACTTCAGAGGACGATCTCATTTTCTCGG ATACGAAGGTAGATGTGGTTTGCCTTCGAATTTTGATGCCAACTACTGCTATGCATTGGGTTATGCTGCTGGGGCTCTCCTTCATTCTGGGAAGACTGGCCTCATTTCCTCT GTGGGAAACTTGACTGCACCGGTCGAGAAATGGGCTGTAGGTGGTACAGCGCTGACGTCTCTTATGGATGTTGAAAGAAGACATG GAAAGTTCAAGCCTGTCATCAAGAAGGCTATGGTGGAACTTGAAG GTGCTCCTTTCAAAAAGTTTGCATCGATGCGTGAAGAATGGGCTCTCAATAATCACTACTGCAATCCAG GTCCTCTTCAGTTTCAGGGTCCAACATCAAACGTCACAAACCACACTCTGATGCTGGAACTTGATGCCGGTGCTTAA
- the LOC121748996 gene encoding transcription factor HBP-1b(c38)-like isoform X2, translated as MARATVNIGGAANSRASSGMPSFISQAPVSNTIGREPNATQTSKWPDLGGLEQYIGFRVGDAGNATHVLNSQATSLDHHNQSGAFNMSSASTNANFFRSGAGQLQKGMQKNIVSVTGAQNENWRESNMADSSSHTETSTDMDPDDKNNKFESADVGAGDSSDRSKTLRRLAQNREAARKSRLRKKAYVQQLENSRLKLTQLEQEVQQARQHGVIVSSNGEQSSTGTGNGTLSFDMEYARWVEEQNRRINELRAAVNLHVGDAQLVTIVENTVAHFNEIFTLKGNAAKAEVFHILSGMWKTPAERCFLWIGGFRPSELLKILVSQLEPLTEQQLLGISNLQQSSNQAEDALSQGMEALQQSLAETLASGSTANVANYMGQMAMAMGKLGTLEGFLQQADNLRQQTLQQMRRTLTTRQSARALLLIHDYFSRLRALSSLWLARPKEG; from the exons ATGGCTAGGGCAACTGTAAATATTGGGGGTGCTGCAAATAGTAGAGCAAGTTCAGGGATGCCAAGCTTTATTTCCCAAGCACCAGTTTCCAATACCAT AGGTAGAGAGCCGAACGCTACACAGACTTCTAAGTGGCCTGATTTGGGGGGTCTCGAACAGTATATTGGATTTCGTGTAGGGGATGCCGGTAATGCCACCCATG TTCTGAATAGCCAAGCGACTAGTCTGGATCATCATAATCAGTCAGGTGCATTCAATATG TCTAGTGCTTCAACAAACGCAAATTTCTTTCGATCCGGGGCAGGGCAACTGCAGAAGGGCATGCAGAAAAATATAGTGTCTGTAACCGGAGCTCAGAATGAAAACTGGAGAGAGTCAAACATGGCAGATTCGAGTTCACACACAGAAACCTCAACAGATATGGATCCTGATGATAAAAATAACAAG TTTGAGTCTGCGGATGTTGGAGCCGGAGATTCCAGTGACAGATCGAag ACATTGCGGAGGCTTGCTCAGAATCGAGAGGCTGCTAGGAAGAGCAGACTGAGGAAGAAA GCCTACGTGCAGCAGCTGGAGAATAGCCGTCTGAAGCTGACTCAGCTGgagcaggaggtgcagcagGCACGCCAGCATGGCGTGATCGTTTCAAGTAATGGAGAACAATCTAGCACAGGAACTGGAAACG GGACCTTATCTTTCGATATGGAATATGCAAGGTGGGTGGAAGAGCAGAACAGAAGGATAAACGAGCTGAGGGCAGCTGTAAACTTGCATGTGGGTGATGCACAGCTGGTTACAATTGTGGAGAACACTGTGGCACACTTCAACGAGATCTTCACGCTGAAAGGTAACGCAGCCAAGGCGGAGGTGTTTCACATCTTATCGGGAATGTGGAAGACTCCCGCAGAGAGGTGTTTTCTATGGATTGGTGGTTTCCGTCCATCAGAACTTCTGAAG ATTCTGGTGAGCCAGCTGGAGCCCCTGACCGAGCAGCAGCTGTTGGGGATCAGCAACCTGCAGCAGTCGTCGAACCAAGCAGAAGACGCCCTCTCGCAGGGTATGGAGGCGTTGCAGCAGTCTCTAGCAGAGACGTTGGCCAGTGGTTCGACTGCGAATGTGGCGAATTATATGGGTCAGATGGCGATGGCGATGGGCAAACTAGGCACTCTTGAGGGTTTTCTACAACAG GCGGACAACTTAAGACAGCAAACTCTGCAGCAGATGCGTCGCACACTGACGACGCGTCAGTCGGCTCGTGCTCTTCTGTTGATACACGACTACTTCTCAAGGCTCCGGGCCCTTAGCTCTCTGTGGCTCGCGAGGCCAAAGGAAGGGTAG
- the LOC121747769 gene encoding CDPK-related kinase 1-like, which produces MGLCHGKPIESPENLSGNSIIQGENNEHALNSTGKTPKFPFYSPSPLPSLFKNSPANSSSVTSTPLRFFKRPFPPPSPAKHIKALLARRHGSVKPNEATIPEGSECEIVGLDKNFGYSKSFYSHFEMEEEVGRGHFGFACSARGKKGGLRGQDVAVKIIPKLKMTTAIAIEDVRREVKILRALTGHKNLVQFYDAYEDEDNVYIAMELCRGGELLDRILSRGGKYAEEDAKDVMVQILNVVAYCHLQGVVHRDLKPENFLFVSKDEHSSLKAIDFGLSDYVKPDERLNDIVGSAYYVAPEVLHRSYGTEADMWSVGVIAYILLCGSRPFWARTESGIFHAVLKADPSFEEDPWPNLSPDAIDFVKQLLNKDYRKRLTAAQALSHPWLAGHHDVKIPLDMIIYRLVKAYICSSSLRKAALGALAGTLTIPQLAYLREQFTLLGPSKSGFVSLQNFKSAMVKNSTDAVKDSRVLEYVNVVSSLQYRKFDFEEFCAAAVSVHQLEGIASWEQYARNAYEFFEKDGNRPIMIEELASELGLSPSVPVHVVLQDWIRHSDGKLSFLGFVRLLHGVSSRAFQKA; this is translated from the exons ATGGGACTTTGTCATGGGAAACCCATTGAATCCCCAGAAAATCTCTCTGGAAATTCGATAATCCAAGGTGAGAACAATGAGCACGCACTCAATTCAACTGGGAAAACCCCCAAATTCCCTTTTTATAGCCCTAGCCCTCTGCCTAGTTTATTCAAGAACTCCCCTGCTAATTCCAGCAGTGTTACTTCGACCCCTCTCCGGTTTTTCAAGCGGCCGTTTCCGCCGCCGTCGCCGGCGAAGCACATCAAGGCGTTGCTAGCGAGGAGGCACGGCTCTGTGAAGCCCAATGAGGCCACCATACCTGAAGGGAGTGAGTGTGAGATTGTTGGGTTGGATAAGAATTTTGGGTACTCAAAGAGTTTCTATAGTCATTTTGAGATGGAGGAGGAGGTTGGTAGGGGCCACTTTGGTTTCGCTTGCTCTGCTAGAGGGAAGAAGGGGGGTTTGAGAGGGCAGGATGTGGCTGTTAAGATTATCCCGAAACTGAAG ATGACTACAGCAATTGCTATCGAAGATGTGAGACGAGAAGTAAAGATACTGCGTGCATTGACGGGGCACAAGAACTTAGTGCAGTTCTATGATGCCTACGAGGATGAAGACAATGTCTATATAGCGATGGA GTTGTGCAGAGGAGGAGAGCTTCTAGATCGCATACTTTCTAG GGGTGGAAAATATGCGGAAGAAGATGCAAAAGATGTGATGGTACAGATTTTAAATGTAGTTGCATATTGTCATCTCCAAGGTGTGGTTCATCGGGACCTAAAGCCTGAG AATTTTCTCTTCGTCTCCAAAGATGAACACTCCTCTTTGAAGGCCATCGACTTTGGACTCTCTGATTATGTAAAGCCAG ATGAAAGACTGAACGATATTGTTGGAAGTGCTTATTATGTGGCACCTGAAGTCTTGCATAGATCTTACGGAACAGAGGCCGACATGTGGAGCGTTGGTGTGATTGCTTATATTCTTCTTTGTGGAAGCAGACCCTTCTGGGCAAGGACAGAATCCGGAATCTTCCACGCTGTTCTAAAAGCCGACCCTAGTTTTGAGGAAGATCCGTGGCCAAATTTGTCTCCCGATGCCATAGATTTTGTGAAACAATTATTGAACAAGGACTATCGTAAAAGGCTAACTGCAGCTCAGGCTCTTA GTCATCCATGGTTGGCTGGTCATCACGACGTGAAAATTCCTCTTGATATGATCATTTATAGGCTTGTAAAAGCTTATATATGCTCTTCTTCGTTGAGAAAGGCAGCTTTAGGG GCTCTTGCAGGAACTTTGACTATTCCCCAACTAGCGTATCTCCGAGAACAGTTTACATTATTAGGTCCAAGTAAAAGCGGATTTGTTTCCTTGCAGAATTTCAAATCG GCCATGGTAAAGAATTCGACTGATGCAGTGAAGGATTCACGTGTTCTTGAATATGTTAATGTG GTGAGTTCTCTTCAGTACAGAAagtttgattttgaagaattctGCGCTGCTGCAGTAAGCGTGCATCAGCTGGAAGGAATAGCTAGCTGGGAGCAATATGCACGCAACGCGTATGAATTCTTTGAGAAGGATGGGAACAGGCCCATTATGATAGAAGAGCTTGCTTCA GAGCTTGGATTAAGTCCATCTGTTCCAGTCCATGTAGTTCTGCAAGATTGGATTAGGCACTCGGATGGGAAGCTCAGTTTCTTGGGATTCGTAAGGCTTCTGCATGGAGTGTCCTCCCGCGCATTTCAGAAGGCTTGA
- the LOC121747770 gene encoding pyrophosphate--fructose 6-phosphate 1-phosphotransferase subunit beta-like isoform X1 has protein sequence MVANGTPAPRFASGCSELQASRLQLSLPLPDVLKHSFQVVDGPPSSSAGNPDEIAKLFPNLFGQPSALLVPSDTSAAASDQSLKIGVVLSGGQAPGGHNVISGLFDYLEERAQGSTLYGFRGGPAGIMNSKYVFLTSDFVRPYRNQGGFDMICSGRDKIETPEHFKKAEETVNMLDLDGLVVIGGDDSNTNACLLAENFREKKMKTRVIGCPKTIDGDLKCKEVPTSFGFDTACKIYSEMIGNVMVDARSTGKYYHFVRLMGRAASHITLECSLQTHPNITIIGEEVAATKQTLKNVTDYIADVICKRAERGYNYGVILVPEGLIDFIPEIQQLISELNEILANDVVDGDGMWKKKPGSQSLQIFELLPQAIQAQLLLERDPHGNVQVAKIETEKMLIEMVETELEFRRKQGVYKNDFRGRSHFLGYEGRCGLPSNFDANYCYALGYAAGALLHSGKTGLISSVGNLTAPVEKWAVGGTALTSLMDVERRHGKFKPVIKKAMVELEGAPFKKFASMREEWALNNHYCNPGPLQFQGPTSNVTNHTLMLELDAGA, from the exons ATGGTTGCGAATGGAACGCCGGCGCCGCGATTCGCCAGTGGTTGCAGTGAATTGCAGGCCAGCCGCCTCCAACTCTCACTTCCGCTGCCCGATGTTCTCAAACACTCCTTCCAAGTCGTCGACGGTCCGCCTAGCTCATCCGCCGGGAATCCAG ATGAAATTGCAAAGCTTTTCCCAaacctcttcggccagccatcAGCATTGCTCGTGCCTAGTGATACGTCGGCAGCTGCTTCTGATCAAAGCTTAAAAATCGGTGTTGTTCTTTCTGGAGGGCAGGCTCCTGGTGGACATAACGTCATTTCTGGACTTTTTG ATTATTTGGAGGAAAGAGCACAAGGTAGCACACTGTATGGTTTTCGGGGCGGTCCTGCAGGAATCATGAATAGTAAATATGTTTTCTTGACATCCGACTTTGTTCGt ccttacagAAACCAA GGTGGCTTTGACATGATCTGCAGTGGGAGGGACAAGATAGAAACCCCTGAACAT ttcaaaAAGGCTGAGGAGACTGTGAATATGCTTGATTTGGACGGACTTGTTGTCATAGGAGGAGATGATTCAAATACCAATGCATGTCTTCTTGCTGAGAATTTCAG ggaaaagaaaatgaagacACGAGTCATCGGATGCCCCAAGACAATTGATGGTGACCTGAAATGCAAGGAAGTTCCTACAAGTTTCGGATTTGATACAGCATGCAAG ATATATTCAGAAATGATTGGGAATGTTATGGTAGATGCTCGTTCAACTGGGAAATATTATCATT TTGTGAGGCTTATGGGCCGAGCTGCTTCGCATATAACACTGGAATGCAGTTTGCAGACTCATCCGAATATAACCATCATCGGTGAAGAG GTTGCAGCAACGAAACAAACTCTGAAGAATGTCACAGATTATATCGCAGATGTGATATGTAAACGTGCTGAACGTGGTTACAACTATGGTGTTATACTCGTACCTGAAGGCTTGATTGATTTCATCCCTGAG ATTCAACAACTGATCTCCGAGCTTAATGAAATACTAGCTAATGATGTTGTTGATGGAGATGGGATGTGGAAGAAGAAACCCGGTAGCCAATCTCTCCAGATTTTTGAACTTCTACCACAAGCAATTCAAGCACAATTGCTACTCGAAAGAGATCCACATGGAAACGTGCAG GTTGCTAAGATTGAGACAGAAAAAATGCTCATTGAAATGGTGGAGACTGAATTAGAATTTAGAAGGAAGCAAGGTGTATACAAAAACGACTTCAGAGGACGATCTCATTTTCTCGG ATACGAAGGTAGATGTGGTTTGCCTTCGAATTTTGATGCCAACTACTGCTATGCATTGGGTTATGCTGCTGGGGCTCTCCTTCATTCTGGGAAGACTGGCCTCATTTCCTCT GTGGGAAACTTGACTGCACCGGTCGAGAAATGGGCTGTAGGTGGTACAGCGCTGACGTCTCTTATGGATGTTGAAAGAAGACATG GAAAGTTCAAGCCTGTCATCAAGAAGGCTATGGTGGAACTTGAAG GTGCTCCTTTCAAAAAGTTTGCATCGATGCGTGAAGAATGGGCTCTCAATAATCACTACTGCAATCCAG GTCCTCTTCAGTTTCAGGGTCCAACATCAAACGTCACAAACCACACTCTGATGCTGGAACTTGATGCCGGTGCTTAA
- the LOC121748996 gene encoding transcription factor HBP-1b(c38)-like isoform X1 translates to MARATVNIGGAANSRASSGMPSFISQAPVSNTIGREPNATQTSKWPDLGGLEQYIGFRVGDAGNATHGSGCSNAVEVFNLVLNSQATSLDHHNQSGAFNMSSASTNANFFRSGAGQLQKGMQKNIVSVTGAQNENWRESNMADSSSHTETSTDMDPDDKNNKFESADVGAGDSSDRSKTLRRLAQNREAARKSRLRKKAYVQQLENSRLKLTQLEQEVQQARQHGVIVSSNGEQSSTGTGNGTLSFDMEYARWVEEQNRRINELRAAVNLHVGDAQLVTIVENTVAHFNEIFTLKGNAAKAEVFHILSGMWKTPAERCFLWIGGFRPSELLKILVSQLEPLTEQQLLGISNLQQSSNQAEDALSQGMEALQQSLAETLASGSTANVANYMGQMAMAMGKLGTLEGFLQQADNLRQQTLQQMRRTLTTRQSARALLLIHDYFSRLRALSSLWLARPKEG, encoded by the exons ATGGCTAGGGCAACTGTAAATATTGGGGGTGCTGCAAATAGTAGAGCAAGTTCAGGGATGCCAAGCTTTATTTCCCAAGCACCAGTTTCCAATACCAT AGGTAGAGAGCCGAACGCTACACAGACTTCTAAGTGGCCTGATTTGGGGGGTCTCGAACAGTATATTGGATTTCGTGTAGGGGATGCCGGTAATGCCACCCATG GAAGCGGTTGTTCTAACGCGGTGGAAGTGTTTAATCTAGTTCTGAATAGCCAAGCGACTAGTCTGGATCATCATAATCAGTCAGGTGCATTCAATATG TCTAGTGCTTCAACAAACGCAAATTTCTTTCGATCCGGGGCAGGGCAACTGCAGAAGGGCATGCAGAAAAATATAGTGTCTGTAACCGGAGCTCAGAATGAAAACTGGAGAGAGTCAAACATGGCAGATTCGAGTTCACACACAGAAACCTCAACAGATATGGATCCTGATGATAAAAATAACAAG TTTGAGTCTGCGGATGTTGGAGCCGGAGATTCCAGTGACAGATCGAag ACATTGCGGAGGCTTGCTCAGAATCGAGAGGCTGCTAGGAAGAGCAGACTGAGGAAGAAA GCCTACGTGCAGCAGCTGGAGAATAGCCGTCTGAAGCTGACTCAGCTGgagcaggaggtgcagcagGCACGCCAGCATGGCGTGATCGTTTCAAGTAATGGAGAACAATCTAGCACAGGAACTGGAAACG GGACCTTATCTTTCGATATGGAATATGCAAGGTGGGTGGAAGAGCAGAACAGAAGGATAAACGAGCTGAGGGCAGCTGTAAACTTGCATGTGGGTGATGCACAGCTGGTTACAATTGTGGAGAACACTGTGGCACACTTCAACGAGATCTTCACGCTGAAAGGTAACGCAGCCAAGGCGGAGGTGTTTCACATCTTATCGGGAATGTGGAAGACTCCCGCAGAGAGGTGTTTTCTATGGATTGGTGGTTTCCGTCCATCAGAACTTCTGAAG ATTCTGGTGAGCCAGCTGGAGCCCCTGACCGAGCAGCAGCTGTTGGGGATCAGCAACCTGCAGCAGTCGTCGAACCAAGCAGAAGACGCCCTCTCGCAGGGTATGGAGGCGTTGCAGCAGTCTCTAGCAGAGACGTTGGCCAGTGGTTCGACTGCGAATGTGGCGAATTATATGGGTCAGATGGCGATGGCGATGGGCAAACTAGGCACTCTTGAGGGTTTTCTACAACAG GCGGACAACTTAAGACAGCAAACTCTGCAGCAGATGCGTCGCACACTGACGACGCGTCAGTCGGCTCGTGCTCTTCTGTTGATACACGACTACTTCTCAAGGCTCCGGGCCCTTAGCTCTCTGTGGCTCGCGAGGCCAAAGGAAGGGTAG
- the LOC121748996 gene encoding transcription factor HBP-1b(c38)-like isoform X3, with the protein MPSFISQAPVSNTIGREPNATQTSKWPDLGGLEQYIGFRVGDAGNATHGSGCSNAVEVFNLVLNSQATSLDHHNQSGAFNMSSASTNANFFRSGAGQLQKGMQKNIVSVTGAQNENWRESNMADSSSHTETSTDMDPDDKNNKFESADVGAGDSSDRSKTLRRLAQNREAARKSRLRKKAYVQQLENSRLKLTQLEQEVQQARQHGVIVSSNGEQSSTGTGNGTLSFDMEYARWVEEQNRRINELRAAVNLHVGDAQLVTIVENTVAHFNEIFTLKGNAAKAEVFHILSGMWKTPAERCFLWIGGFRPSELLKILVSQLEPLTEQQLLGISNLQQSSNQAEDALSQGMEALQQSLAETLASGSTANVANYMGQMAMAMGKLGTLEGFLQQADNLRQQTLQQMRRTLTTRQSARALLLIHDYFSRLRALSSLWLARPKEG; encoded by the exons ATGCCAAGCTTTATTTCCCAAGCACCAGTTTCCAATACCAT AGGTAGAGAGCCGAACGCTACACAGACTTCTAAGTGGCCTGATTTGGGGGGTCTCGAACAGTATATTGGATTTCGTGTAGGGGATGCCGGTAATGCCACCCATG GAAGCGGTTGTTCTAACGCGGTGGAAGTGTTTAATCTAGTTCTGAATAGCCAAGCGACTAGTCTGGATCATCATAATCAGTCAGGTGCATTCAATATG TCTAGTGCTTCAACAAACGCAAATTTCTTTCGATCCGGGGCAGGGCAACTGCAGAAGGGCATGCAGAAAAATATAGTGTCTGTAACCGGAGCTCAGAATGAAAACTGGAGAGAGTCAAACATGGCAGATTCGAGTTCACACACAGAAACCTCAACAGATATGGATCCTGATGATAAAAATAACAAG TTTGAGTCTGCGGATGTTGGAGCCGGAGATTCCAGTGACAGATCGAag ACATTGCGGAGGCTTGCTCAGAATCGAGAGGCTGCTAGGAAGAGCAGACTGAGGAAGAAA GCCTACGTGCAGCAGCTGGAGAATAGCCGTCTGAAGCTGACTCAGCTGgagcaggaggtgcagcagGCACGCCAGCATGGCGTGATCGTTTCAAGTAATGGAGAACAATCTAGCACAGGAACTGGAAACG GGACCTTATCTTTCGATATGGAATATGCAAGGTGGGTGGAAGAGCAGAACAGAAGGATAAACGAGCTGAGGGCAGCTGTAAACTTGCATGTGGGTGATGCACAGCTGGTTACAATTGTGGAGAACACTGTGGCACACTTCAACGAGATCTTCACGCTGAAAGGTAACGCAGCCAAGGCGGAGGTGTTTCACATCTTATCGGGAATGTGGAAGACTCCCGCAGAGAGGTGTTTTCTATGGATTGGTGGTTTCCGTCCATCAGAACTTCTGAAG ATTCTGGTGAGCCAGCTGGAGCCCCTGACCGAGCAGCAGCTGTTGGGGATCAGCAACCTGCAGCAGTCGTCGAACCAAGCAGAAGACGCCCTCTCGCAGGGTATGGAGGCGTTGCAGCAGTCTCTAGCAGAGACGTTGGCCAGTGGTTCGACTGCGAATGTGGCGAATTATATGGGTCAGATGGCGATGGCGATGGGCAAACTAGGCACTCTTGAGGGTTTTCTACAACAG GCGGACAACTTAAGACAGCAAACTCTGCAGCAGATGCGTCGCACACTGACGACGCGTCAGTCGGCTCGTGCTCTTCTGTTGATACACGACTACTTCTCAAGGCTCCGGGCCCTTAGCTCTCTGTGGCTCGCGAGGCCAAAGGAAGGGTAG